The Glycine max cultivar Williams 82 chromosome 12, Glycine_max_v4.0, whole genome shotgun sequence genome window below encodes:
- the LOC102667695 gene encoding coumaroyl-CoA:anthocyanidin 3-O-glucoside-6''-O-coumaroyltransferase 2: MAQEMKEPAVNIIEQSQVAPPQDSLHSTILPLTFLDIPWFLTRHARRIFFYEFPFPTTHFLQTALPTLKHSLSLTLQHFFPFASNLILPPRLHVPYIRYLNGDSVSFTVSEFSPANFTLLTSNSPQDVNDWQPLAPAFPSPRTTHDGTCEFPLMAIQVTVIPNSGFSICVIFNHVAGDGRTLHHFMKFWASVCKAKRDWISLLCALPYMLRLGVKDPKGLMHVYVQEMRNSALQNKHFGGFLRGVYADKVRAAFMFSREQAEKLKKWVSLKCNSSGTLHISTFVVTCSLIWVCMLKSEQKEEEGNNYVTKGYFDEPCNIGFSADCHNHPQFSLPSNYFGNCLIPLLTTLKRGELVGQNGIVAAANAIERKIRDFKSDALRLAETTMSDIRGLGKCGQSLVVIVGSPKLTAYNTDFGWGKPIKSEVVNLDSVRTVSLTDCRDQEGGIQVGIVLERIQMNNFTNILEEHLSHIAVLD; this comes from the coding sequence ATGGCTCAAGAAATGAAAGAGCCTGCAGTGAACATCATAGAGCAATCTCAAGTTGCTCCCCCACAAGATTCCCTTCATTCAACCATTCTCCCCCTCACTTTTCTGGACATTCCATGGTTCCTAACCCGCCACGCCAGACGCATCTTCTTCTATGAGTTTCCCTTTCCTACCACCCACTTCCTCCAAACAGCACTTCCCACCCTGAAACACTCTCTTTCCCTCACTCTCCAACATTTCTTCCCCTTTGCCTCTAATCTCATCCTCCCTCCACGTCTCCATGTCCCTTACATCCGTTACCTTAACGGCGACTCTGTCTCGTTCACTGTCTCAGAGTTCAGTCCTGCAAACTTCACGCTTCTCACGTCAAATTCCCCTCAAGATGTCAATGACTGGCAACCCCTTGCTCCGGCATTTCCCTCGCCACGCACTACACACGACGGCACGTGCGAGTTCCCCCTCATGGCCATTCAGGTAACGGTGATACCTAACTCTGGATTCAGCATATGTGTTATCTTCAACCACGTTGCAGGAGATGGGAGAACCCTTCATCATTTCATGAAGTTTTGGGCCTCAGTTTGCAAGGCCAAAAGGGATTGGATTTCCCTGCTCTGTGCTCTACCCTATATGCTCCGTTTGGGAGTGAAAGACCCCAAAGGGCTCATGCACGTTTACGTGCAAGAGATGAGAAATTCAGCGTTGCAAAATAAGCATTTCGGAGGGTTTTTACGTGGTGTTTACGCTGACAAGGTACGTGCCGCTTTTATGTTTAGTAGAGAACAAGCTGAGAAACTAAAGAAATGGGTCTCTCTTAAATGTAACAGTTCAGGGACTTTACATATATCAACCTTTGTAGTGACATGTTCTTTGATATGGGTGTGTATGCTCAAATCAGAACAAAAGGAAGAGGAAGGTAATAACTATGTTACAAAAGGTTACTTTGATGAACCATGCAACATTGGATTTTCCGCAGACTGTCATAACCATCCTCAGTTTTCATTACCTTCAAACTACTTTGGGAACTGTTTGATCCCTCTCCTCACAACCCTAAAGAGGGGTGAGTTGGTGGGACAAAATGGGATTGTTGCAGCTGCAAATGCCATTGAAAGGAAGATTAGAGATTTCAAGAGTGATGCTTTGAGATTGGCTGAAACAACGATGTCAGATATTAGAGGCTTAGGGAAATGTGGTCAATCTCTTGTGGTGATTGTTGGCTCGCCGAAACTTACTGCGTACAACACTGACTTTGGATGGGGGAAGCCCATAAAGTCAGAAGTGGTGAATCTTGATTCTGTGCGAACAGTTTCTCTCACTGATTGTAGAGACCAAGAAGGTGGAATTCAGGTTGGAATAGTACTCGAGAGGATTCAAATGAACAATTTCACTAACATCTTGGAAGAACACCTTAGTCATATTGCAGTTCTTGACTAA
- the LOC100813271 gene encoding malonyl-coenzyme A:anthocyanin 3-O-glucoside-6''-O-malonyltransferase has product MEEARAQKLVEKSEVSPATSTTTSLPLTFLDLSLAGPVYVRRQFFYHFPHHTEIFYETTLPSLKHTLSLTLQHFFPLAGNLLCPPPPHKPFIRCTDDDTVTLTIIESKADFNHLSSNHPKNLKDLGHLVPKLTCTTMHEEDTFIFPIVALQVTVFPNNGLCIAITYCHVMDDRCCGHFMKSWSSICRSGGVDLTLVEKSPPCFDRKILKDPKGSLEAIFLRDYFQERSTWKDKLIGQTPKHVCDDEDFLKATIAFGRDDIESLKRYVLNHWKKNAELKAPQYLSKFVVTCAFVWVSLVKAKYRDDDEGEEMKEEYFRFAADCRDRLDYPIPETYFGNCLTRCYAVLKRKELKGEGGFVNAVKAIARAITDMKTEPLRGAENWRALFRKMFVLGSTVLVTGSPKFSVYETDFGFGRPTKVEMVHSPKCMSVAESGDKEGGLELGLVFRSGEFEYFISVIEQGFVALKS; this is encoded by the coding sequence atggaagaagcTAGAGCACAAAAGCTTGTTGAGAAATCTGAGGTTTCACCAGCTACAAGCACCACAACTTCTCTTCCCCTCACATTCCTTGACTTGTCTTTGGCAGGTCCTGTTTATGTGAGACGCCAATTCTTCTATCACTTTCCCCACCACACAGAAATTTTCTATGAAACTACACTCCCTTCTCTCAAACACACTCTCTCCCTTACCCTTCAACATTTCTTCCCTCTTGCTGGAAATCTCCTTTGTCCACCACCACCTCACAAACCCTTCATTCGCTGCACCGATGATGACACTGTCACCTTAACCATCATCGAGTCCAAAGCGGATTTCAACCATCTCTCTTCCAACCACCCCAAAAATCTCAAAGATTTAGGTCACTTGGTTCCAAAGTTGACATGCACAACCATGCATGAAGAAGACACGTTCATTTTCCCAATTGTGGCCTTGCAAGTCACGGTTTTTCCCAACAATGGCCTTTGCATAGCTATCACTTATTGCCACGTGATGGATGATAGGTGTTGCGGTCATTTCATGAAGTCTTGGTCTTCCATTTGTCGAAGCGGTGGAGTTGACTTGACCCTTGTGGAGAAGTCACCACCttgctttgataggaaaatATTGAAGGACCCCAAAGGATCACTCGAGGCTATTTTCTTGAGAGATTACTTTCAAGAGAGGTCAACTTGGAAGGACAAACTCATTGGTCAAACTCCTAAACACGTGTGTGATGATGAGGACTTTCTTAAGGCAACTATTGCTTTTGGAAGAGATGATATTGAGAGCCTCAAAAGATATGTGCTGAatcattggaaaaaaaatgctgAACTCAAAGCGCCACAATATCTATCAAAATTTGTGGTAACGTGTGCTTTCGTGTGGGTTAGCTTGGTTAAAGCAAAATATAGAGATGATGATGAAGGGGAAGAGATGAAAGAGGAGTACTTTCGTTTTGCAGCAGATTGTAGAGATCGCTTGGATTACCCTATACCAGAAACGTACTTCGGAAATTGCTTAACGAGATGTTATGCAGTGCTCAAGCGGAAGGAGCTAAAGGGAGAAGGTGGTTTTGTGAACGCAGTGAAGGCCATTGCAAGAGCAATAACTGATATGAAAACTGAACCTCTTAGAGGTGCTGAAAACTGGAGGGCATTATTTAGGAAGATGTTTGTATTGGGAAGTACTGTGCTAGTTACAGGGTCACCTAAGTTCAGTGTTTATGAGACTGACTTTGGATTTGGAAGACCTACCAAAGTGGAGATGGTACATTCCCCTAAGTGTATGTCTGTTGCCGAAAGTGGAGACAAAGAAGGAGGATTAGAGCTTGGCTTGGTATTTAGAAGTGGGGAATTTGAGTATTTCATTTCTGTCATTGAGCAAGGATTTGTAGCATTAAAATCCTAA
- the DGK3 gene encoding diacylglycerol kinase 5, with translation MASHSDANSLRDFWIPGHVLVPDSVVEGSNIDIEGPKCPVLVFVNSRSGGQLGGELLKTYRALLNENQVFDLGEEAPDKVLSRIYANLENLRLQGDHIAIQIMEKLRLIVAGGDGTAGWLLGVVCDLKLSHPPPIATVPLGTGNNLPFAFGWGKKNPGTDEQAVKSFLDQVMKAKEMKIDNWHILMRMRAPKQGPCDPIPPLELPHSLHAFHRVSEADELNKEGFHTFRGGFWNYFSMGMDAQVSYAFHSERKLHPEKFKNQLVNQSTYAKLGCTQGWFFAPLFHPPSSNIAHLAKVKVMKTHGGWEDLQIPSSIRSIVCLNLPSFSGGLNPWGTPNKMKRRDRDLTPPYVDDGLIEVVGFRDAWHGLVLLAPNGHGTRLAQAHRIRFEFHKGAAEYTFMRIDGEPWKQPLPVDDDTVLVEISHHGQVNMLATHDSKSKSENDPSSPHHNDVEEDDSDDEEAKADEYRKFGAADTFKIPDEVDLAHLS, from the exons ATGGCTTCTCACAGCGACGCCAATTCCTTGAGGGACTTTTGGATCCCGGGCCACGTTCTCGTGCCGGATTCCGTGGTTGAAGGAAGCAACATCGATATCGAAGGACCTAAGTGTCCGGTGCTCGTTTTCGTTAACTCAAGGAGTGGTGGCCAGCTAGGAGGAGAACTCTTGAAAACGTACCGTGCGCTTCTTAACGAAAACCAG gttTTCGACTTGGGGGAAGAGGCTCCTGATAAGGTTCTGAGCAGGATCTATGCGAATTTGGAAAACCTCAGGCTTCAAGGCGATCATATTGCTATACAGATTATGGAGAAGTTGAGATTAATT GTTGCAGGGGGTGATGGAACAGCAGGCTGGCTACTTGGAGTTGTTTGTGATCTCAAATTATCTCATCCGCCACCCATTGCCACGGTTCCGTTGGGCACAGGGAATAATCTACCATTTGCATTTGGTTGG GGGAAGAAGAACCCAGGGACGGATGAACAGGCGGTCAAGTCATTTCTAGATCAAGTAATGAAAGctaaggaaatgaaaatagacaA CTGGCACATTCTTATGCGGATGAGGGCTCCAAAACAAGGTCCCTGTGATCCAATCCCTCCTCTTGAGTTACCACATTCTTTGCATGCCTTCCATCGTGTATCAGAGGCAGATGAACTTAATAAG GAAGGTTTCCATACTTTTCGTGGGGGATTTTGGAATTACTTCAGCATGG GAATGGATGCTCAAGTCTCTTATGCGTTTCATTCTGAACGAAAATTGCATCCTGAAAAATTCAAGAATCAGTTGGTCAATCAG AGTACTTATGCTAAGCTTGGATGCACACAAGGATGGTTTTTTGCTCCTCTGTTCCATCCTCCTTCCAG CAACATAGCACATCTTGCAAAAGTAAAAGTCATGAAAACGCATGGTGGTTGGGAAGACTTGCAAATTCCTTCCAg CATCAGGTCAATTGTATGCCTTAACTTGCCTAGCTTTTCTGGTGGATTGAATCCATGGGGTACACCAAACAAGATGAAGCGGCGTGAT AGAGATTTGACACCTCCATATGTAGATGATGGCCTTATAGAGGTGGTTGGTTTTAGAGATGCCTGGCATGGGCTTGTTTTGCTTGCCCCAAATGGACATGGAACTCGCCTTGCTCAG GCACACAGAATCCGCTTTGAGTTTCACAAAGGTGCGGCAGAATATACATTCATGAGGATTGATGGGGAACCTTGGAAGCAACCCCTCCCAGTTGACGATGATACTGTTTTGGTGGAAATTTCTCACCATGGCCAGGTTAACATGCTCGCCACTCATGATTCCAAGTCCAAAAGTGAGAATGATCCGTCATCACCACACCATAATGATGTCGAGGAAGATGAtagtgatgatgaagaagcTAAAGCAGATGAATACCGGAAGTTTGGTGCGGCAGATACATTTAAAATCCCAGATGAGGTAGACCTTGCTCATCTTAGTTAG
- the LOC100814341 gene encoding protein THYLAKOID FORMATION1, chloroplastic, with product MAALTSLSFSAVTHCSERKVTLSSTRFLASSSEIFGFRTDFSYHYVGVRASNSPSKMVVQCMSSATDVPPTVSETKLNFLKAYKRPIPSIYNTVLQELIVQQHLMKYKRSYRYDPVFALGFVTIYDKLMEGYPSDEDRDAIFQAYIKALKEDPEQYRIDARKLEEWARVQKPTSLVEFSSKEGEVEGILKDIAERAGGKGEFSYSRFFAVGLFRLLELANATEPTILDKLCVALNINKRSVDRDLDVYRILLSKLVQAKELLKEYIDREKKKRDERAEPQKANEAITTCLGQQLPGL from the exons ATGGCTGCTCTCACTTCTCTATCTTTCTCAGCAGTGACTCATTGCTCAGAAAGAAAAGTGACCCTTTCCTCCACTCGCTTTCTGGCTTCCTCCTCAGAGATATTTGGGTTCCGAACCGATTTCTCGTACCACTATGTTGGTGTTCGAGCTTCCAATTCCCCATCTAAAATGGTTGTTCAATGCATGTCTTCTGCTACAG ATGTTCCTCCCACTGTTTCTGAGACAAAGTTAAATTTCCTCAAGGCATATAAGCGACCAATCCCTAGTATTTACAACACTGTGCTGCAGGAGCTAATAGTGCAGCAACATTTAATGAAATACAAGAGATCATACCGCTATGACCCTGTGTTTGCTCTTGGTTTTGTCACTATATATGATAAACTTATGGAAGGGTATCCTAGTGATGAGGACCGAGATGCCATCTTCCAAGCCTACATTAAGGCATTGAAGGAAGATCCAGAACAATACAG AATAGACGCACGAAAGTTGGAAGAGTGGGCTCGAGTTCAAAAGCCAACTTCCCTTGTTGAGTTTTCATCCAAAGAAGGAGAAGTTGAGGGAATTTTAAAGGACATTGCAGAAAGAGCTGGAGGAAAAGGAGAATTCAGTTATAGTCGTTTTTTTGCAGTTGGACTGTTTCGTCTTCTGGAGTTGGCAAATGCCACGGAACCAACGATTTTGGACAAG CTTTGTGTGGCTTTGAACATCAACAAAAGAAGTGTTGATCGGGACTTGGATGTGTATCGCATCCTGCTTTCAAAGTTGGTTCAAGCAAAAGAGCTGCTGAAGGAGTATATTGACAG ggagaaaaagaaaagggatgAAAGGGCTGAACCACAAAAGGCTAATGAGGCCATCACAACATGTTTGGGACAACAATTGCCTGGTCTGTAG
- the LOC100527311 gene encoding uncharacterized protein LOC100527311, which produces MCRGTFVVATTVGVVEALKDQGYCKMNSTMMKLVAQHAKNHIGSVTEAKKLASPSPSPSTSSSSVTSNNLRDDEKRRMAEESLRTVMYLSTWGPNS; this is translated from the coding sequence ATGTGTCGTGGAACTTTTGTGGTTGCAACCACTGTTGGAGTGGTGGAGGCGTTGAAGGATCAAGGGTATTGCAAAATGAACAGCACAATGATGAAGTTGGTGGCTCAACATGCCAAGAACCACATAGGGTCAGTAACTGAGGCCAAGAAGCTggcttctccttctccttctccttctacttcttcttcttcagtaACTTCAAATAACCTGAGAGATGATGAGAAGAGAAGGATGGCAGAGGAGTCTCTCAGAACAGTTATGTATTTGAGCACATGGGGTCCTAATTCTTAG